The genomic segment gggggagggttgaagAGAAAAAGGTAAGAGGATATAGGGTAGGGTGGGATTGCGGTGAATAAGGGAAAAATATAATAACACTATacccgttggtcctgagtccatctgtctacactacggaaaatgaaattatcaggtaagtaatttctccaatttatttagagttatattctgcttttcgcacttttttcagcacttcaaagtggattacgtttAGTTACTGGTATCTTGGGCAGAGTAATAGTTTCTTTCTTTGTTGGAGATTGGCCTAGCATTGACATTGTCTTGGTGTTATCCCTTCACCAGGCATTATTGTATGGTTGTTGGGGTTCGAGAAGTTGCATCTTTTGCCAGAGCAGCCTTCTCCCTTACgaggaagtagctttggtacatcccacttgtgtggTCTGGactgcctggatgaagaggaaggtgaaattactacttacctgataatttccttcccTCTCTGAGAGGCAGGTCAATCCACAATCCTGCCCTGAGCTGCCTGTACAGTactgtactgatttttttttctatttgtcctTTCTCAGGGACATTATTGGAGGTAGAATGCATAGGCCGATGCAGATCTTCAGGTCGTCTAAGGGCCTTGTAAGTGCCTTCTTTGTCTGTTATGGCTTCTGCATTTCCTTCTCGTCTGAGTCCGGTGCTTTGCTCActggaaggaaaaaaagaagtgaaTGATTGGGGGAGGAAGTGTTTTTAAGGCCGGACTTACAGTTCTAGTGTTAATTAGTTGCCACAGTTGACTTTTGCAGAATACTGGGACACTGATGTCAGTACAGGGCTATATGAGGGTCACATCAGCTAGTCAGTtggtttctgtctccatctgctggtaggcgtgcataacccacttctgtggactggcttgcctatcctagaggaaagaaaattatcagctgagtagtaatttcaccttcctgggtttttgaatcctggatgtctgacttctgTGGGGCAGTAGTGGGGGGGATATACAGGAAGCTGCAAAGTTGGGGAAATTGGGTGTCTCAGAGTTACAGGTTTTggtctaccagagcccactgtaacccatttattcctgggtttctgaatcctcagAGAGCTAGGAGAGGCAATCTGGATGTCCAGCAGATTATGGATTGGTCTGCCTCACTCTAGCCTGCGAGCCTTGCAAACACTCCAACTGTCCAGGGCCCGTTTAGTTATAAGAAGCTTTCATTGGGATCATGTGACTCTGCTGCTGCGTGAATTACTTTGGTTGCTGCTCCAGCAGTGGATTAAATTCTAAATATTAACTCTTGTTTTTAGATCTCTGAAGTTTAATGGtccatgattattattattttaatttgttattatAATGTTTAGTTTGGCAGATCCGCTATAAGCAGattataaatgttattaaataaatagtagATAAGCCCAGAGGAACCAGACCTATAGGAATCCTAAAGGAGGGACCTGAATGATCTCCAAAGTTCCTGTATTGCATCAGCTTTATTTCTGTATCCTACACAGTATGGTAAAGAGAACCCACTGATTttcttaacttctctgaatattgCTGTAGAGAGATCATAGAGAGGTTTTCATAGGCATCACATAAAGCTTCTAAGTCACAGAATTCTTTAATATCGAGAGATCCCATGCATTCATTATGTGATCCTTCTAAACATCTCATCTCAGGTTATTAGTAGTGTTCCATGccattctctcttacacatgattaattccttctttttatatccagcagacaatgaggtcatacagaaagagaagagggaagagaatcGAGAAGAACACCCTCTAGTATTGGCACTTACACCAAGACAATCAGGAAATGTCTGTGAGAATCTTGCCcagactactgaggggggagacaTTAGCCAAAGACAGCatgaatcagagaagaaggagcaagtcTCTGCAGGAGAGTCACCGGATGGAGTCACTTCTTGTGAGAGAAGTGACAGGGAGTTCACAGACATCCCTGAGCACCAGAGACATCTGAGAAGAGAGAATCCCTTCCAAAGTcataacagtgatcaaatgagTTTTGAACACCGCATGAGAAATCTGAGAGCAGAGAGACCTTTccagagtaataacagtgatcaaatgactTCTGCCTTCCAACAGAAAgatgaggaagggaagaaatcctttcaCTGTGACACCTGTGGGAAAAACTTTaatagaaaatgtcattttgTCTTGCACCAGAGAAGTCACACAGGAGTGAGACCTTTTCCATGCAAGCAGAAGTTAACCCTGAAATTACACCAGATAATCCACACTGAAGGGAGCACTTTTACTTGTATTGAATGCAAGAAAACCTTTCCTTGCAGGGAATCCTTTGTTATACACCGAAGAATGCACACAGGTAAGAGACCCTCTCATTGTCCTCAAGATGGGGAATCTTACAGTTCTGAGTTCTCTTTAttagaaaaaccatttaaatgtactgaatgtggtaaaagcttcaatggcatggcatctctcagactgcatcagaaaatccatactggggaaaaaccatttaaatgtactgattgTGGTAAAAGCTTCTCTCGGAAGGCACATTTAATAtcccatcagagaatccatactgggggaaaaccatttaaatgtactgcatgtggtaaaagcttcaatgacatggcatctctcagactgcatcagaaaatccatactggggAAAAACCAttcaaatgtactgaatgtggtaaaagcctCTCTCGGAAGACACATTTAATAtcgcatcagagaatccatactggggaaaaaccatttaaatgtactgaatgtggtaaaagcttcaatgACATGGCATACCTCAGactgcatcagagaatccatattgggggaaaaaccatttaaatgtactgaatgtggtaaaagcttttctCGGAAGGCACATTTAATAtcgcatcagagaatccatactggggaaaaaccatttaaatgtactgaatgtggtaaaagcttcgcTCGGAAGGCacatttaatattgcatcagagaatccatactggggaaaaaccatttaaatgtactgcatgtggtaaaagcttcagtgacatggcatctctcagactgcatcagaaaatccatactggggAAAAACCAttcaaatgtactgaatgtggtctAAGCTTTAGACTGAAGACTAATCTCATGCAACATCAGAAAAttcacactggaaaaaaaaacatttaaatgtactgattgTGGCAAAAGCTTCAATGACATGGCATATCTCAGactgcatcagagaatccatactggggaaaaaccatttaaatgtactgaatgtggtaaaagcttctctCGGAAGACACATTTAATAtcgcatcagagaatccatactggggaaaaaccatttaaatgtactgaatgtggtaaaagcttctctCAGAATGCacatttaatattgcatcagagaaagcatactggagaaaaaccattcaaatgtactgaatgtggtaaaagctttagtcatAAGGCCAGTCTCATacaacatcagaaaatccatactggaggaAAACCAAGTTAATGTACTGTGTCTGGTTAAAAACTTCAGTAGAAAGGAAGACCTTGTAAGCCACCAGAAAAGTTGCACAGGAGTCAAATTCAGTTCACATGCTTTCATATAGTTTTGGAATAGAAGAGTGGcctaataaagatattaaaatgcCGGATGCAAGAACAAAACTTCTCAAGTAAGCTATAAGAATcagggaggttgatattcaaatgccagaaagctggataagtaggacttatccttctatctcactgctgctgaatatccagttatgttcaatggctgagagagctgtgggtgggcagtgggtggatcagaGCAGTGCtccttagctggaaaagttattcagctaagtagcgatTTGGCAACATGGGTGTTTTGCATGATTTGTAGTTTATTTTTTGTGCCCAGTGACAgttttccccagagagctcattccCTGTGTGCAGGCTTGCAGGTAGTGTTTGACCGCTGCACTGTAGTTCAAGcagaggctttggatgctgccATGACTGAAGGAGGCTTGATCAGCAATCACATCTCCTGATGCATAGAGAgcggaatatcgagtaagaaaagggaagtgataatccccttatacagctccttggtgaggcctcaccaggagtactgtgttcagttctggagaccatatctccgaagggacaaagacaggatggaggcggtccagagaagggcgaccaaaaatgtggagggtcttcatcgaatgacttatgaggagagattgaagaatctaaatatgtacaccctgcaggaaaggaggagcagggtgatatgattcaaactttcagttacttgaaaggttttaatgatccaaagacacaatttttccattgcaaaaaaattagcagaacctCGGGCGCGGGTGAGAGGCatcgggtgcaccctcgagcgcagcagtgaaggtatttgccctctccccctgcagccagagaccgcccgggtcgaaacggggaagcgccgaagacaaggtaaagtAGAAATCTTCAGGTTTGAACCGATCTcagaggatcgaggaggagcacaggtcaccgggttgatccgccctagcagggccaggccccggctattccaTGGGTCTACCcccgtggagaccctccgaggtggtcgccatattgcccgcgtgctcgccgtcaccatcttggccctattcgttGCTCCGTTCTCCCCGGGCGCACAAAGCACATGTGCGCGTAGACTTAACATGCACATAATCCTTGTGTGCATAAGTTGCCCGCACAAGGGCCGGGTGCACAAGAATACGCGCGCCTCCCGAACTGTGCGCATAACTACGACTTGGGCGCACAACTGTGAGCACAACCCACACGCGCGTCTTaggcgcaccggagcgcataagagttTAAGCGCCGACAGCCAAGGCACcaccagaaacagggataaaggctcaaggcctctgcccagcatgccacattagagccgcacaaagcgaggaggccaacGCACTGTGCtcccagtgcgaggaggccctgggagatccaggccagggccagtcccacccagggccgagtaatAGCTCTTCAGGGGGTACCCTGGACCCTAGCAAATCACAGTGGGACACCCcctcagacggggacccccaggtgaccagcgcccctcagcttgaacccagcatctatctcatgggtggagttctttaaagcagtggtccctaaccttttttgaaccagggaccggcttcaagcaagaccatttttccatggcccggcaaggctgggtgggggtggggttggattttagtgcatacgtatttaattatgacatttataatgtgaatgtgactcaacttaCCATAGGCTCagaatgtccattctctctcacacatacactgtcacatacatacacattcatgctcttatacccaaccattagctctcgctctcacagacactgacacactctcaggctctaagacactctctccccccactcctACACTCTTACTTCCCTGGATTTTCCCatacacactcttactcccctggattttctcatactgttgcagtctccaccgcttcccccctaaCTGCTGTGCTTTGTGCTCACCTCCAATGGGGGGTACGCCGCTCCTGCGGCTCCGCTAGGCCTCCAGGGCGCCCGCCATTGCTAgatcatctcgctgctgccacgaggacgcgcattatggacgcacggtcgccggaagtctggccccgcctgggttaactacgccacgccccaagcctgatttaaccggcgttcgtctgccttctcattgccttgcaacgagggtcgctactgttagtagttcttagttgcgcttctgctgttctgcattccggttgacctcagcttgttcctgactccgcttctgcctgccttgagctcagcttgtgcccgacttcgctcctgcttgccgccagcctccaacctctgcctgttcctgagactgcttctaccggctgccagcctgacttgggttcgtctccgttcctacTCACCACCCGTTCCAGCTCTATTGCACGCTACAGACTGCAGTCCTGCCTTCTGCTGGTCACAGCCCACTATacactacagactctgttcctgttatctTCTGCTCCGCTCCACAgcatactacagaccccgggcctgtTCACAGGACTGTTCCTATTCAGCAGGCCAGGGACTCTATCTGACCGCCCTGCCCCCGCCGGGCCTTCCAGCTCCCTGTTTATTGGACTCTGTGATTTACTCATTGCCCGGGCATTCATTCTATAGAGACtgtactgtgctcctaagtcccaaggttctaggaccctacgggctcctcctggggggttcctggttcccgggtgaagacctttgcctgtggctccgcctcctgacctactctgccttcagggtagttcggctcaagggttcacacctggactgcagcttcccaaactgcaacacatacacactcttactcccctggattttctcatacacactcatgctctcactggctccctcagaacctctctcattcctctgctgccactgtcactgctgccgcgtggttattggggaggcgccaattgctgctactgacactgaagcccattctgctgcctcctctgtgcaggccccgtgggcttccacttcctccatgctgatctcgtacattgtgagatccgcatagagaaaacgctattcttgcacattcccaaagattacatgtgccaatcagtaaaaagtaattttttttttttacatctgctgtctgatcttagttttctaattggttggtcacaggcttttttttcccaccttccctttcttattttttttgccaattctttttatattgtctttttttctgtttcttttctctccatcttcttccctcaaacacacag from the Rhinatrema bivittatum unplaced genomic scaffold, aRhiBiv1.1, whole genome shotgun sequence genome contains:
- the LOC115081715 gene encoding zinc finger protein 260-like, producing MRNLRAERPFQSNNSDQMTSAFQQKDEEGKKSFHCDTCGKNFNRKCHFVLHQRSHTGVRPFPCKQKLTLKLHQIIHTEGSTFTCIECKKTFPCRESFVIHRRMHT